AATAACCTCTTCGTACGCGGCCCTGAGCTGAGCGGACACGGACGGCGACCGGTTCACCCTGGGGCTGCCAAGATGCTGTTCACGAAGCTCGTCCATGAACGCGTCCCACAATTCGGGACCACCGTCTTCGAGAACCTGCGCCCGAATGGAGAGCGCTCGAGATGCCGGGCGGTTCCGCCGACCCCAAGCCCCCAGCGCGGCGAGCACGGGAACCAATTCTATGGCGGGCTCGGTCAGGTCGTAACGGGCGCTATTCGGATGCCCGGGGTCGGCCCGTCTGGTAATCATCCCCTGCGCAACAAGCCGTTTGAGCCGGTCGGCAAGAATGTTCGTCGCGATTCCTTCGTTCGACCCGGCCAGCAGCTCACCGTAGCGATGGCGTTCACCGAAGATCATGTCGCGGACGATCAACAGCGACCACTTGTCGCCGATGACCTCAATCGCGAGGTTGATCGGGCAGCCCGATCGGTGGTCATCCGTCGCCGACCCCGTCGATCTCGTCGATCTCACTGATCCCGCCACTCTCGCCAATCCTTGCAATCGAAAAAGCCCGCACAACTAATCACTTGCAAACTGCAAGCACTGCTTTTATTCTAGGTTGACTTTCAAAACGCAAGCCTGCGGAGGTATCAGATATGGGTTCGACGATCTGGCACGTCACCCAGTCGCTGGACGGCTTTATTGCGGCACCGAACGACGACATGTCCTGGATGGACGGGAGCGTAAGCACAATGCCGCCGTTGGCCAAGCAGGTGCTCGATGGTGTCGGCGCTATCCTGGGCGGTCGGCGTTGGTACGACGGCGCGGTGGCGCACCACAATGGCACGGCCGGGATCTACGGCGGCGCCTGGCACGGTCCGGTATTTGTGGTGACTCATCGGGCACTCGAAGCCGGCGACGTCACCGCGGTGCCTGGGCCAATTGCGGATGCGCTCGCCACCGCTCGCGCGTCGGCATCCGGTAAGGATGTCGTCATCCTCGGAGCCGCTACAGCGACTCAAGCGCTCGAGGCGGGCGAACTCGACGACATTGTGGTCCACATCGCACCCGCGCTTCTCGGAGCAGGAACCCGTTTGATCGAAGCGCTTCCGTCTCCAGTGCGGCTCGAACTCGACGTGTTGAATCGCACCGAACAGCTGGCCGACCTGCGCTACCGAGTCGTACGCAGCTGAGCCACTGAGCAACTGAGTGGCGCTCGACCGCGCATCTCACCCAGCGAAACGGAGGTTCTCCACGATGCACCTGTTCTCGTTCATGGCTGTCAGTGCCGACGGTTATCACAGCACGCTCGACAGGGATGTGGGCTGGCAGACGTTCGGTCCAGAGTTCACCGAGTATTCGGCCGAGCAACTCGACGAAGTTGACACACTGGTTCTGGGTCGCGTCACCTACGAGGAGATGGTCGCATTCTGGATGAGCGACGTCGGATCCGATTTCGATGCCCGGATCGCCGACCGGATGAACTCGCTGGCCAAGTTCGTCGTTTCGCGCTCATTGCAGACCGTGAACTGGGGCGCCTCTGACATCAGCCTCACTACCGTCGAAGGAATCGCCGAACTCAAGACGAATCGGCGCGGATCCGCGGCCATCCTCGGCAGCTCCGGGCTCACCGCTACGCTTCTCCGAGCCCACCTTGTCGACGAGCTGCGTCTCATGGTGAACCCGGTCATCCTCGACGAGGGCCAGAAACTTTTCGCCGGATCTGGAACGGTCCCTTGAAGTTGACCCGTGTTCGCCCCTTCGACTCCGGAAATGTGTTGCTCTACTATCAACCCAGCTACTGATGGGTGATCGAGGTGGCGATCGGACTTGAGCCCGCGACACCACGATTATGAGCCGTGTGCTCGTATTGGCCTCGGCTCAGGGTGTGCGTCGAGTCGAAATTCTTTGGAATTTCAATCATCTTCGCCCATGTGAGCAGTGCAGGATGGTGTTGGATTTCTCTCGGTTGTGTCCAAAATGTGTCCACGACTTCCGACTCTGGTGCGCGAAGACGACGATCACCCGGCGGTCGTCACGTGCGAAGTAGACGACCCGACAAGGAATACCGCCAACCCTCCTGGCCAGATCAGTCGCAGGGGCAGACGAGCGGAACCCGACGCCTAGTGAAACAAAGTGCCGTTGCATCTCGACTAACGCGGAGGGCGTAGGATTCGAACCCTATTCCGGTTGCGAAGACGACGACGTATTGGACGCACTTCCCAGCGTTCTCAACGAATCACGCACATCGCGGCCCACGTCGATAGTCCTCAATCTCGTTCAAGTTTGACATAGTCGCGGCCGCGGCCAGAGCCTTTCAAAGGCCGCTTAGGTCTCTGTCGGTATAGCGGTTGCGCGTTGCTGCTCACGTGGCTTGGGCGGTGTTGGTAGCATCAGTCAGCCTGCGACATGGCGCGCAATATCGACCGATACGCGGTCGCACGCAAACGGAGTCGTCGGCTGCCTCGCGCTGTGAGAATCGCGGTGAAGTCGCTTCGTGGACCCCCGTGTTAAGCGGTGTAACCGGCAAGACAATCTGTGCGCTATTTCCCATGGTAACGTTATCGACAGTGCTCGATTCGCCCCGAACGGCCGGAACAGGGGGCAACATACGGATGATTCGGAACGAACAGCCTCCGAAGCGTCAGGCCACGATCAAAGACGTCGCGGCGCTGGCAGGCGTCAGCCCGATGACCGTTTCGCGTACCCTTTCCGGCGCACAAAGCGTGCGGCCCGAGCAGCGGCGCAAGGTTCGCGACGCCGTCGCAATGCTCGACTACCACCGCAACGAGAACGCGCGAAGCATGCGCCCAGGCCATTCCTCGGGACTCATCGGCGTAGCCATCACCAACCTGGGCAATCCGTACTACGGCCAGTTCGCACTCGGGGTCGAAGAGGTCGCCGCAAAACACGGCCGAAGGATCCTCCTCGGCAATAGTGGAGAAGACCTCGCCCGGGAGCGTCAACTCATCTCGGATTTCGTTGGACGGAAAGTCGAAGGCCTAATCGTCGTCCCAACGGGAGGCTCATCCGAGCACCTGATGCGTTCGCGGGCCGGCAATCTTCCTTTGGTGTTGGCGTCACGCAGCGTCAGCGGGGTCGATGCTGATGCCGTGGTACTGGACGACATCGGGGCGTCGTACCGCGCAACCAGTGCCCTGATCGAGGCCGGGCACACTCGGATCGCGTTCCTCGGCAACGCGGTGTCGGTCTCCACCGCCGAGCGGCGTCACGAGGGATTCGCCCGCGCGCATGCCGACCACGGCATCCCCATCGATCCGCGACTCATCCAGCGTGGACAACAAGATGTCGC
The Rathayibacter sp. SW19 DNA segment above includes these coding regions:
- a CDS encoding dihydrofolate reductase family protein, with the protein product MGSTIWHVTQSLDGFIAAPNDDMSWMDGSVSTMPPLAKQVLDGVGAILGGRRWYDGAVAHHNGTAGIYGGAWHGPVFVVTHRALEAGDVTAVPGPIADALATARASASGKDVVILGAATATQALEAGELDDIVVHIAPALLGAGTRLIEALPSPVRLELDVLNRTEQLADLRYRVVRS
- a CDS encoding dihydrofolate reductase family protein produces the protein MHLFSFMAVSADGYHSTLDRDVGWQTFGPEFTEYSAEQLDEVDTLVLGRVTYEEMVAFWMSDVGSDFDARIADRMNSLAKFVVSRSLQTVNWGASDISLTTVEGIAELKTNRRGSAAILGSSGLTATLLRAHLVDELRLMVNPVILDEGQKLFAGSGTVP
- a CDS encoding LacI family DNA-binding transcriptional regulator; translation: MIRNEQPPKRQATIKDVAALAGVSPMTVSRTLSGAQSVRPEQRRKVRDAVAMLDYHRNENARSMRPGHSSGLIGVAITNLGNPYYGQFALGVEEVAAKHGRRILLGNSGEDLARERQLISDFVGRKVEGLIVVPTGGSSEHLMRSRAGNLPLVLASRSVSGVDADAVVLDDIGASYRATSALIEAGHTRIAFLGNAVSVSTAERRHEGFARAHADHGIPIDPRLIQRGQQDVASARIALSRLLELPDPPTAVFSANNRNTIGALLAIGYRPDREHSVAPTLAAFDDVELSELMPVPMIVMAHDPKELGARAAEMLFGRIDGTVTDPTPRLVELAVTVTSIRTPDVLGP
- a CDS encoding winged helix-turn-helix transcriptional regulator is translated as MRSTRSTGSATDDHRSGCPINLAIEVIGDKWSLLIVRDMIFGERHRYGELLAGSNEGIATNILADRLKRLVAQGMITRRADPGHPNSARYDLTEPAIELVPVLAALGAWGRRNRPASRALSIRAQVLEDGGPELWDAFMDELREQHLGSPRVNRSPSVSAQLRAAYEEVIAEESATVPRA